A region from the Mya arenaria isolate MELC-2E11 chromosome 2, ASM2691426v1 genome encodes:
- the LOC128224532 gene encoding transmembrane protein 26-like: protein MTKVSKEKDKNKSKEPEKDEGKTQIKYKSNPSMTKVSKEKDKNKSKEPEKDEGKNPCLLKFCYIRLLLIIHCVLACWRVVVAENDNRFWFLCCLNVLFLVEGFKTFNREKPVKRWRPCIAVYLITILPCVWLLQIHRYNVAAASMGGEDITTTQSTTVVSTTGSNGGSTTTPGILMSFANTILSKDDSTWAVVIQELMIFLIKYTIWFLKTKPKKLKLARFIAKASDIMELFALFDESAVQEDLTVTYLVLSCWSLSFIQFVLVLPKKGIARRIIKTLFQDGSFLYVRLFVAIDLQLVSYSLVFFLIKNLLSLMEQIHHVMGGFCIQLRQ from the exons ATGACGAAGGTATCaaaagaaaaagacaaaaacaaatctaAAGAACCGGAAAAAGATGAaggaaaaacacaaattaaatacaAGAGCAACCCGAGTATGACGAAGGTATCaaaagaaaaagacaaaaacaaatctaAAGAACCGGAAAAAGATGAAGGAAAGAATCCTTGCCTGCTAAAGTTTTGCTATATAAGACTTTTGTTGATAATACATTGTGTGTTAGCCTGTTGGAGAGTTGTGGTTGCGGAAAACGATAACCGATTTTGGTTCCTGTGTTGTTTGAACGTTCTTTTTCTGGTGGAAGGTTTCAAGACCTTCAATCGGGAGAAACCTGTAAAAAG GTGGCGACCGTGTATTGCAGTTTACTTGATAACCATCCTGCCTTGCGTTTGGCTGCTACAAATACACCGGTATAATGTTGCAGCCGCGTCAATGGGTGGCGAAGATATAACTACCACACAATCTACAACCGTAGTCTCCACAACAGGATCTAATGGTGGTTCGACTACAACGCCAGGAATATTG ATGTCTTTCGCCAACACGATTCTGTCTAAGGATGATTCAACATGGGCCGTTGTAATTCAAGAGCTCATGATCTTTCTAATCAAGTATACGATATGGTTTCTTAAAACCAAGCCGAAGAAATTGAAATTAGCTAGATTTATAGCAAAAGCGTCTGACATTATGGAACTGTTTGCACTATTTGATGAATCTGCCGTACAGGAGGACTTAACTGTCACCTATCTTGTTCTTAGTTGTTGGTCGCTGAGCTTCATCCAGTTTGTTCTCGTCTTACCCAAAAAAGGCATTGCGAGACGTATTATAAAGACACTTTTCCAAGACGGATCGTTCTTGTACGTGCGTCTGTTTGTAGCGATAGATCTTCAGTTAGTCTCGTACAGTTTAGTGTTTTTCTTGATTAAGAACCTCCTGTCTCTGATGGAGCAAATACATCACGTAATGGGTGGCTTTTGTATTCAATTAAGACAGTAG